One Methylocaldum marinum DNA window includes the following coding sequences:
- a CDS encoding YdbH domain-containing protein — MFALKKTGHAPRNRRRLMLLTGILALITIYAALPAVIEELLRFRFALAGFTLIEVASGRPSWNALHLDSLQLSKRYGSRILTLRAAGLTLRYRPLDLLSGRLIGIRIQQAEIESSPAGEDIPSRGEAAESIGPIAFVPGRWLSELPVDELALESLDLDIRSPAGARHTGHGAARLRNGRGTLSGEIRTENEHAFAVSAQAAASGELELTVRASDTPKPPILHIAVRTVQTETDHLSVAGSVQATFEGIADLLRPWLAPARELPHLSGSLESRWQGAVPLADRTWEGVKISSDHHLRVSAEPSGDEIRRIRADIEARVSIEGKNIRWHLGNRSDLSAFLSSRLKPPSEPAARMTFPKGLTGMIELSTEGPELRVAPGSPIHLAPVDWSGISSSEIELELADSATLFYQPEPARWGFEPFTLSVKPASISWPDGAVEIETGALRITGLGGVGANWNSQGELHVGGIKPRLPGRTLPSGEIRAKFRGDPKQLDIESVITLAQGEVLLNGRARHQFALGQGSAWLELTPIVLGEPGSTLSRLLQPWPYPFDIHAGRIHAFGGASWTRAPGQAPRLESRITLDAEGLAGHLKSIHFEQLDAHLGFTQQGGTRTLAPARLSLERLNLGVPITQVNASLAANQSEGAAPILEVRYFEAGLLGGTVHSDFFRWDTSSPSAPVKLSIRDLSLAQIIALERQQGIEGTGVLDGQLPLEFTRTHVALHGGELQARAPGGWIRYRPTEEVAAMAKDNLSLQFLNQALSNLQFKTLKVKADSNPKGDLTFRVELRGHNPDWQAGRPIHLNLNLQENIPTLLRSLSIADDLTDRMNQQIQEHYRKKQ; from the coding sequence ATGTTCGCTCTGAAAAAAACCGGTCACGCACCCCGAAATCGGCGGCGGCTCATGCTGTTGACCGGCATCTTGGCGCTCATCACGATATATGCGGCGTTACCCGCGGTCATTGAGGAATTGCTGCGGTTCCGGTTCGCCCTGGCCGGCTTCACTCTTATCGAGGTGGCCTCGGGACGCCCCTCGTGGAACGCGTTGCATCTCGATTCCCTGCAACTGAGCAAGCGCTACGGAAGCCGGATTCTCACCCTGCGTGCAGCGGGACTTACGCTTCGCTACCGACCTTTGGACTTGCTTTCCGGACGTCTGATCGGCATTCGGATTCAGCAAGCCGAAATCGAAAGCAGCCCCGCCGGCGAGGACATTCCGAGTCGGGGCGAAGCCGCCGAAAGCATCGGACCGATCGCTTTCGTACCGGGCCGCTGGCTGTCCGAACTGCCGGTGGACGAGCTGGCTCTGGAAAGCCTGGACCTGGACATTCGATCGCCGGCCGGCGCCCGTCACACGGGACACGGCGCTGCGCGGCTTCGAAACGGTCGGGGAACGCTTTCCGGAGAAATCCGGACGGAGAATGAACACGCCTTCGCAGTCTCCGCACAGGCCGCCGCCAGCGGCGAACTGGAACTGACTGTCAGGGCTTCGGACACTCCGAAGCCGCCGATCCTTCACATCGCGGTCCGTACCGTGCAGACGGAAACCGACCATTTAAGCGTCGCCGGTTCGGTTCAGGCGACGTTTGAAGGAATCGCCGATTTGCTGCGGCCTTGGCTTGCACCCGCCCGGGAACTGCCGCACCTGAGCGGGAGCCTGGAAAGCCGCTGGCAAGGCGCGGTTCCGCTCGCGGACAGAACCTGGGAAGGCGTGAAGATCAGCAGCGATCATCACCTCAGGGTCAGCGCCGAACCGTCCGGCGACGAGATCCGACGCATCCGGGCGGACATCGAAGCGCGCGTTTCGATCGAAGGAAAAAACATCCGCTGGCATCTCGGAAACCGCTCGGACCTGTCGGCGTTCTTGAGCAGTCGCCTGAAACCGCCGTCAGAACCCGCCGCCCGAATGACATTCCCGAAAGGACTGACCGGCATGATCGAACTATCGACCGAAGGACCGGAGCTCCGCGTCGCGCCCGGTTCTCCCATTCACCTTGCCCCCGTCGATTGGTCCGGCATTTCCAGCTCGGAGATCGAATTGGAATTGGCCGACAGCGCGACCCTTTTCTATCAACCCGAACCCGCCCGATGGGGATTCGAACCGTTCACTCTCTCGGTCAAGCCGGCATCCATCAGCTGGCCGGACGGCGCAGTCGAAATCGAGACGGGCGCCCTCCGGATCACCGGCCTCGGCGGCGTAGGCGCCAATTGGAATAGCCAGGGCGAGCTGCATGTCGGTGGAATCAAGCCCAGGCTGCCGGGCCGGACCTTGCCTTCCGGCGAAATCAGGGCGAAATTTCGGGGAGACCCGAAGCAACTGGATATCGAGAGCGTCATAACGCTCGCCCAGGGAGAAGTTCTCCTGAACGGTCGCGCGCGTCATCAGTTCGCCTTGGGCCAAGGATCGGCCTGGCTTGAACTGACACCCATCGTTCTTGGTGAGCCCGGCTCGACCTTGAGCCGATTGCTGCAGCCTTGGCCCTATCCTTTCGACATCCATGCGGGACGAATTCACGCCTTCGGCGGCGCCTCCTGGACCCGTGCTCCCGGACAAGCGCCAAGGCTGGAAAGTCGAATCACGCTGGATGCCGAAGGCCTCGCCGGCCACCTCAAATCCATTCATTTCGAACAACTCGACGCTCACCTCGGGTTTACTCAGCAAGGTGGAACGCGGACCCTCGCCCCCGCTCGGCTGAGCCTCGAACGGCTCAATCTGGGCGTACCAATCACCCAAGTGAACGCAAGCCTTGCCGCGAACCAGTCCGAAGGCGCAGCCCCGATACTCGAGGTTCGGTATTTCGAGGCAGGTCTCCTGGGCGGAACGGTCCATAGCGACTTTTTTCGATGGGATACATCGAGTCCGAGTGCCCCCGTCAAGCTCTCGATAAGAGACTTGTCCCTGGCTCAAATTATTGCGCTCGAAAGGCAACAAGGCATCGAGGGTACCGGCGTGCTGGACGGGCAACTGCCGCTGGAATTCACCAGAACCCATGTCGCATTGCACGGGGGCGAGCTTCAGGCGCGCGCGCCCGGCGGCTGGATTCGCTATCGGCCCACCGAAGAAGTGGCGGCGATGGCGAAAGACAATCTGAGCCTGCAGTTCCTGAATCAGGCCCTCAGTAATCTCCAGTTCAAAACGCTGAAAGTCAAGGCCGACAGCAACCCCAAGGGGGACCTGACGTTCCGCGTCGAATTGAGGGGACATAATCCGGACTGGCAGGCGGGCCGGCCCATACATCTCAACCTGAACCTTCAGG
- a CDS encoding YajD family HNH nuclease has product MPVMKTGSDSHRLDRVVAEARRNREERERGYREQALKLYPWVCGRCAREFSRENLSELTVHHRDHNHDNNPPDGSNWELLCIYCHDNEHSRYLDANQSKGGERRDTGTTFKPFAELGALLKKPE; this is encoded by the coding sequence ATGCCCGTCATGAAAACCGGATCCGATAGCCACCGGCTCGATCGAGTCGTCGCCGAAGCCCGGCGCAACCGGGAAGAACGGGAACGCGGCTATCGCGAGCAGGCTTTGAAACTATACCCCTGGGTTTGCGGACGTTGCGCCCGCGAGTTTTCGCGGGAAAACCTCAGCGAACTCACGGTCCATCATCGAGATCACAATCACGACAATAATCCGCCGGACGGCAGCAATTGGGAACTGCTTTGTATTTACTGCCACGATAACGAGCATTCGCGCTACCTCGATGCGAATCAATCGAAAGGAGGGGAGCGCCGCGATACGGGTACCACCTTCAAGCCCTTCGCCGAACTCGGCGCCCTGTTGAAAAAGCCGGAGTGA